The proteins below come from a single Terriglobales bacterium genomic window:
- a CDS encoding cation:proton antiporter, giving the protein MRRNSARAEFILPGPQVMPESAVGQLILFILVILASAHLFGSLFTRLRQPRVIGEILGGLLAGPSLLNISAGSEAALTKPALDVLYWIGLLMLMFLSGAETQGLFRREERKPIAWIGIVGTALPFLIALLLSTRLDLSALMGTAQNRIALVLVIGIGTAVTSIPVISRIFHDLHILHTRFAKLILGVAVMEDVVLWAVLAVATALAESKALPTSVIAQRVSLTLIYFVAGLALFPRLARRLHEARWNVFIRHSTTAYLILLLFAYVALAAAMNVSLVLAAFLAGFAIPRESLRMTQSLNEVKGVAFGCFVPLYFALVGYKLDLGKSFNLTMVAAFLGVACLIKLVSVLAGAKLAGFSIPSCVNLAVATNARGGPGIVLASVAYAAGIINAQFYTTLILLAVITSQAAGAWLEHVLRKGKPLLTEEPEDRAREKSGDRVIGSSGEVETLAA; this is encoded by the coding sequence ATGCGCAGGAACTCTGCTCGCGCTGAGTTTATTCTTCCAGGGCCTCAGGTAATGCCGGAATCAGCAGTTGGTCAGTTAATTCTCTTCATCCTCGTCATTCTTGCCTCTGCGCACCTCTTTGGCAGCCTGTTTACGAGGTTGCGACAGCCGCGAGTGATCGGAGAGATCCTCGGCGGCCTGCTTGCCGGACCATCCCTGCTCAACATCTCTGCTGGTTCGGAAGCTGCGCTCACCAAGCCTGCGCTCGATGTCCTCTATTGGATCGGCCTGCTGATGCTGATGTTTCTCTCCGGCGCGGAGACGCAGGGACTGTTTCGCCGCGAGGAGCGCAAGCCGATTGCCTGGATTGGCATCGTCGGGACTGCTCTCCCATTCCTGATTGCTCTTCTGTTGAGCACACGTCTGGACCTTAGTGCCTTAATGGGAACAGCGCAGAATCGAATTGCCCTGGTACTAGTGATTGGTATTGGCACGGCGGTCACTTCTATTCCGGTGATCTCGCGGATCTTTCATGACCTGCACATCCTGCACACGCGTTTCGCCAAGCTGATTCTTGGCGTCGCGGTCATGGAAGATGTAGTGCTGTGGGCCGTACTGGCCGTAGCCACAGCTCTGGCGGAGTCGAAGGCGCTGCCGACAAGCGTGATCGCGCAGCGAGTCTCTCTCACGCTCATCTACTTTGTCGCAGGTCTGGCGCTGTTTCCGCGATTAGCACGACGCTTGCACGAAGCGCGGTGGAATGTCTTCATTCGCCACTCGACCACGGCCTATCTGATTCTGCTGTTGTTTGCGTATGTTGCGCTGGCCGCAGCAATGAACGTAAGCCTTGTGCTGGCGGCGTTTCTCGCAGGATTTGCCATTCCGCGGGAGTCGCTGCGCATGACCCAGTCGCTGAATGAAGTGAAAGGTGTGGCTTTTGGATGCTTTGTTCCGCTGTATTTCGCTCTGGTCGGATACAAACTCGATCTGGGGAAGAGCTTCAACCTGACGATGGTGGCTGCATTCCTTGGCGTCGCCTGCCTCATCAAGCTGGTTTCAGTACTCGCAGGAGCCAAGCTCGCAGGATTCTCGATTCCAAGCTGTGTGAACCTTGCGGTTGCAACGAATGCCCGCGGTGGTCCGGGGATCGTGCTGGCCAGCGTCGCCTACGCGGCGGGAATCATCAATGCTCAGTTTTATACAACTCTGATCCTGCTGGCGGTGATCACCTCACAAGCCGCGGGTGCGTGGCTTGAGCATGTACTGCGTAAAGGGAAACCGCTGTTGACAGAGGAACCCGAGGATCGAGCCAGAGAAAAATCGGGTGATCGGGTGATCGGGTCATCGGGTGAAGTGGAAACCCTGGCTGCTTAA
- a CDS encoding enoyl-CoA hydratase/isomerase family protein has translation MATPTVLTEQLKYVQFEIANNIARITLNHAPYNVLTVPMMTELAQSIEGLNGRGDIKAILVSSAQKTFSAGISLEDSRPDRVFQTLEAFNRVFAAIREISKPLIMVVNGPAIGAGSELVAFGDMVIATPQAKFAQPEVKLGVFPPFAAVMLPQLIGPKKTYELILTGEALGAEDALRLGFVNKVVPEKDLEKTVDEVLAKISEFSAPVLEVTKKVIGSSIGLPLDEAMKKSQNIYLNELMNLQDVQEGLRAVLEKRKPVWKNK, from the coding sequence ATGGCTACCCCCACCGTCCTGACCGAGCAGCTCAAGTATGTCCAGTTCGAAATCGCAAATAACATTGCCCGCATCACCCTGAACCACGCTCCCTACAACGTCCTCACCGTTCCGATGATGACGGAGCTGGCGCAGAGCATCGAGGGCCTGAATGGGCGCGGAGACATTAAGGCGATCCTGGTGAGTTCGGCGCAGAAGACCTTTTCGGCCGGCATTTCGCTGGAGGATTCGCGTCCGGACCGCGTCTTTCAGACCCTGGAGGCCTTCAATCGCGTCTTTGCGGCGATCCGCGAGATCTCGAAGCCACTGATTATGGTCGTGAACGGCCCGGCCATTGGGGCAGGATCGGAGCTGGTGGCCTTCGGCGACATGGTGATCGCCACTCCGCAAGCGAAGTTCGCGCAGCCTGAAGTGAAGCTTGGAGTCTTCCCGCCGTTCGCAGCCGTCATGCTGCCACAGTTGATTGGGCCTAAGAAGACCTACGAACTGATTCTTACGGGCGAGGCTTTGGGAGCCGAAGATGCATTAAGGCTGGGCTTCGTGAACAAGGTCGTTCCCGAAAAGGACTTGGAAAAGACCGTGGATGAAGTGCTTGCCAAGATCAGTGAGTTCAGCGCGCCTGTACTCGAAGTCACAAAGAAGGTAATCGGAAGCTCGATTGGCCTGCCTCTCGACGAAGCCATGAAGAAGTCGCAGAACATCTACCTGAATGAGCTGATGAACCTGCAAGACGTCCAGGAAGGACTGCGCGCCGTGCTGGAGAAGAGAAAGCCGGTTTGGAAGAACAAGTGA